The proteins below come from a single Chelmon rostratus isolate fCheRos1 chromosome 10, fCheRos1.pri, whole genome shotgun sequence genomic window:
- the flna gene encoding filamin-A isoform X1, with translation MSGSHPRLHQSAAPAPNALSTDKDAEMPATEKDLAEDAPWKKIQQNTFTRWCNEHLKCVNKRIGNLQTDLSDGLRLIGLLEVLSQKKMFRKYNQRPTFRQMQLENVSVALEFLDKENIKLVSIDSKAIVDGNLKLILGLIWTLILHYSISMPMWDEEEEGDDGKQKTPKQRLLGWIQNKLPELPITNFNRDWQTGRALGALVDSCAPGLCPDWDQWDQTKPVDNAREAMQQADDWLGIPQVITPEEIVDPNVDEHSVMTYLSQFPKAKLKPGAPLRPKLNPKKARAYGPGVEPVGNVVMKKAVFTVETISAGMGEVLVYVEDPAGHREEAKVTANNDKNRTYSVFYIPKVTGMHKVTVLFAGQHISKSPFEVEVGMAQGDSSKATAQGPGLEPSGNIANKTTYFDVYTAGAGIGEVEVMIMDPAGKKNTVTCTIEDKGNSSYRCTYKPTQEGQHTIYITFAGGQISKSPFTVTVGEACNPSLCRAKGRGLQPKGLRVKETADFKVYTKGAGTGDLKVSIKGPKGLEEPCKRKDLGDGVYGFEYYPTTPGTYSITITWGGQHIPRSPIEVKIGAEAGQQKVRAWGPGLEGGVVGKSADFVVEAVGDNVGTLGFSVEGPSQAKIECDDKGDGSCDVRYWPTEPGEYAVHVLCNNEDIQHSPFMAEIVNPPGKDFYPDKVKAYGPGLQSSGLAVGKPTEFTVDAKQGGKAPLKIVAQDGEGAPVDVQVKDNGNGTYSCTYTPRKPVKHTAMVSWGGVNIPDSPFRMNIGAGCHPQKVKVSGPGVAKTGLKAFEPTYFTVDCSEAGQGDISIGIKCAPGVVGPAEADIDFDIIRNDNDTFTVKYTPPGAGSYTIMVLFADQAIPMTPIRIKVDPSHDASKVKAEGPGLSRSGVELNKPTHFTVSTKGAGKANLDCNFSGPAKGEAVKDFEIVNNHDNTHTVKYTPVQQGPLGVAVTYGGDHIPKSPFNVAVAPTLDLSKINITGLGDKMTVGKDQEVTVKSKGAGGQGKVAAKVTAPSGKPVTSKVEPGLSAETSQVKFIPRETGPYQVELTYDGVPIPGSPFTPTAYPASDPSKVRCSGPGLERAKVGEKGEFIVDCTNAGPADLTIEIISDSGTEAEVHIQDNGDGTYTITYIPLYPGSYTLTIRYGGQDVPNFPARLNVEPAVDASGVRVFGPGVEGKGVFREATTDFTVDARALTQTGGDHIKTLISNPSGSRTDTLITDRGDGTYNVEYTPYEEGPHSVEVCYDGSPVPKSPFRVGVTEGCDPARVRVHGPGLKGGITNKPNKFTVETRGAGTGGLGLAMEGPSEAKMSCTDNKDGSCSVEYIPYEPGTYNLNVTYGGQPIKGSPFSVPVSDTVDSTKVKCQGPGLGNNVRANIPQAFTVDASKAGVAPLQVRVQGPKGVVEPVEVVDNGDQTHTVNYVPTREGPYSINVLYADEEIPRSPYKVKVLPTHDASKVRASGPGLNTTGVPASLPVEFTIDAKDAGEGLLAVQITDPEGKPKKANIRDNHDGTYLVSYVPDMTGRYTILIKYGGDEIPYSPYRIRALPTGDASKCTVTVSIGGHGLGAGVGPTIQIGEQTVITVDAKAAGKGKVTCSVCTPEGAELDVDVVENEDGTFDIFYTAPQPGEYVICVRFGGEHIPNSPFQVTALEGAPSDQLMQQSQMPQYYAQQPWATDRPMGMNGLDVAGLRPFDLVIPFTIQKGEITGEVRMPSGKVAKPDITDNKDGTVTVKYAPTEAGLHEMDIKYDGIHIPGSPLQFYVDYMNSGNVSAYGPGLIHGTVNKPAVFTVNTKDAGEGGLSLAIEGPSKADISCVDNQDGTCTVSYLPVLPGDYSILVKYNDKHIPGSPFSARITGDDSMRMSHLKVGSAADIPLDIGELDVSQLTASLTTPSGREEPCLLKMLRNGHVGISFVPKEIGEHLVNITKNGRHIPNSPISVMISQSEIGDASRVRVSGQGLSEARTFEPAEFIIDTRDAGYGGLSLSIEGPSKVDINTEDQEDGTCKVTYCPTEPGNYIINIKFADQHVPGSAFTVKVTGEGRMKESITRKRRAASVANVGSQCDLSLKIPEISIADMTAQVTSPSGQIHKADIMEGENNTYCIRFVPTETGVHTVCVKYNGVHVPGSPFQFTVGPLGEGGSHKVRAGGPGLERAEAGVPAEFSIWTREAGAGGLSIAVEGPSKAEIAFEDRKDGSSGVSYIVQEPGDYEVSIRFNDEHIPDSPFIVPVASPSDDARRLTVASLQESGLKVNQPASFAVSLNGAKGVIDAKVHSPSGALEECCVTEIDQDKYAVRFIPRENGLYLIDVKFNGSHIPGSPFKIRVGETGQAGDPGMVSAYGPGLEGGTTGTACDFVVNTSNAGPGALAVTIDGPSKVKMDCVECPEGYRVTYTPMAPGNYLISIKYGGPYHIVGSPFKAKITGSKLVASHSMHETSSVMVDPVTRAISCSQQGAPTQSDASKVVAKGLGLTKGFIGQKNSFSVDCSKAGRNMLLVGVDGPKVPCEEILVKHLGNRLYNVSYQLKEKGEYILVVKWGDEHIPGSPYHITV, from the exons ACTCTAAAGCCATCGTGGATGGGAACCTGAAGCTGATCCTGGGTCTGATCTGGACCTTGATCCTGCACTACTCTATCTCCATGCCCATGTgggacgaggaagaggagggggatgaTGGCAAGCAGAAGACGCCCAagcagaggctgctgggatGGATCCAGAACAAACTGCCCGAGCTTCCTATCACCAACTTCAACAGGGACTGGCAGACCGGCCGGGCTCTGGGTGCCCTGGTCGACAGCTGTGCTCCAG GTCTGTGTCCTGACTGGGACCAGTGGGATCAGACTAAACCAGTGGACAATGCCCGTGAAGCCATGCAGCAAGCTGACGACTGGTTGGGCATCCCACAG GTTATTACCCCTGAAGAGATTGTTGACCCCAATGTGGACGAACATTCAGTCATGACCTACCTGTCCCAGTTCCCCAAGGCCAAACTGAAGCCTGGCGCTCCTCTGCGACCCAAACTCAACCCCAAGAAGGCCCGCGCCTATGGGCcag gTGTCGAGCCTGTTGGTAATGTTGTGATgaagaaggctgttttcactgtggaGACCATCAGTGCAGGAATGGGAGAGGTGCTGGTTTACGTGGAGGACCCTgcaggacacagagaggag GCTAAAGTGACGGCCAACAATGATAAAAACCGCACCTACTCTGTCTTCTACATCCCTAAAGTCACTGGCATGCACAAG GTGACAGTGTTGTTTGCAGGGCAGCACATCTCTAAGAGCCCCTTCGAGGTGGAGGTGGGCATGGCTCAGGGCGACTCCAGCAAGGCCACAGCCCAGGGACCAGGCCTCGAGCCCTCAGGAAACATCGCCAACAAGACCACCTATTTTGACGTGTACACAGCAG GTGCTGGTATCGGCGAGGTGGAGGTAATGATCATGGACCCTGCCGGCAAGAAGAACACGGTGACTTGCACCATCGAGGACAAGGGCAACAGCAGCTACCGCTGCACCTACAAACCCACCCAGGAGGGCCAGCACACCATCTACATCACCTTCGCTGGGGGTCAGATCAGCAAGAGTCCCTTCACGGTCACTGTAGGAGAGG CGTGTAACCCCAGCCTCTGCAGAGCTAAGGGTCGTGGTCTGCAGCCAAAGGGCCTGAGGGTGAAGGAGACTGCGGACTTTAAGGTTTACACCAAAGGAGCCGGCACTGGAGACCTCAAAGTGTCCATCAAGGGACCCA agggTCTTGAGGAGCCGTGTAAGAGGAAAGATCTTGGAGATGGTGTGTATGGATTTGAGTATTACCCCACCACACCTGGAACATATAGCATCACCATCACCTGGGGCGGACAGCACATCCCCCGCAG TCCCATTGAGGTCAAGATTGGTGCTGAGGCTGGCCAGCAGAAGGTGAGGGCCTGGGGTCCAGGGCTGGAGGGCGGCGTTGTTGGAAAATCTGCTGACTTTGTGGTGGAGGCAGTCGGAGACAACGTCGGTACACTGG GCTTTTCTGTTGAGGGTCCATCTCAGGCCAAGATTGAATGTGATGACAAGGGCGATGGGTCCTGTGACGTGCGCTACTGGCCCACAGAGCCTGGCGAGTATGCTGTGCACGTGCTCTGCAACAACGAAGACATCCAACACTCTCCCTTTATGGCTGAGATTGTCAACCCACCAGGCAAAGACTTCTACCCTGACAAG GTTAAGGCGTATGGTCCAGGCCTTCAAAGCAGCGGTTTGGCTGTTGGAAAGCCCACTGAGTTCACAGTCGATGCCAAGCAAGGAGGAAAAGCTCCTCTGAAGATTGTGGCTCAG GATGGTGAAGGTGCTCCTGTGGATGTTCAGGTTAAGGATAATGGCAATGGCACCTACAGCTGTACTTATACCCCACGTAAACCTGTAAAACACACTGCCATGGTCTCCTGGGGTGGAGTCAACATCCCTGACAGCCCATTCAGG ATGAACATCGGAGCAGGCTGTCATCCACAGAAGGTGAAGGTGTCAGGCCCTGGCGTGGCCAAGACTGGCCTCAAGGCCTTCGAGCCAACATACTTCACGGTTGACTGCTCAGAGGCTGGCCAAG GTGATATCAGCATAGGGATCAAGTGTGCCCCTGGAGTGGTGGGACCTGCAGAGGCCGACATCGACTTTGACATCATTAGAAACGACAACGACACATTCACTGTTAAATACACTCCTCCTGGAGCGGGCAGCTACACCATCATGGTCCTGTTTGCTGATCAG GCTATTCCAATGACACCCATCAGGATCAAAGTGGATCCTTCTCATGACGCCAGCAAAGTCAAGGCCGAGGGACCAGGACTCAGCCGCAGTG gtgtTGAATTGAACAAGCCCACTCATTTCACTGTGAGCACTAAAGGAGCAGGAAAGGCCAACCTGGACTGCAACTTCAGCGGCCCAGCCAAAGGGGAGGCTGTCAAGGACTTTGAAATCGTCAACaaccatgacaacacacacactgtgaaatacACACCTGTGCAGCAG GGTCCTCTTGGAGTTGCTGTGACCTACGGTGGAGACCACATTCCCAAGAGCCCCTTCAACGTTGCTGTGGCTCCCACACTGGACCTCAGCAAGATCAACATCACAGGCCTGGGAGACA AAATGACTGTTGGAAAAGACCAGGAAGTGACTGTCAAATCAAAGGGTGCTGGCGGTCAGGGCAAGGTTGCTGCCAAGGTGACCGCACCATCAGGAAAGCCAGTGACCAGCAAG GTTGAGCCAGGGCTGAGTGCAGAGACCAGTCAGGTGAAGTTCATCCCCCGGGAGACGGGCCCATACCAGGTTGAACTGACTTATGATGGAGTGCCAATCCCCGGATCACCCTTCACCCCCACAGCTTATCCTGCCTCAGATCCCTCCAAG GTACGCTGCTCTGGTCCAGGCTTGGAGCGTGCCAAGGTCGGGGAGAAAGGGGAGTTCATTGTGGACTGTACCAACGCTGGCCCAGCTGACCTGACCATCGAGATCATCTCAGACAGTGGCACTGAGGCCGAGGTTCACATCCAGGACAACGGAGACGGGACCTACACCATCACCTACATCCCTCTCTACCCTGGCTCGTACACTCTCACCATCCGCTACGGTGGCCAGGACGTGCCCAACTTCCCTGCTCGCCTCAATGTGGAGCCTGCAGTGGATGCCAGTGGAGTCCGTGTGTTCGGACCAGGAGTGGAGGGCAAAG GTGTTTTCCGCGAGGCGACCACAGACTTTACTGTGGACGCTCGTGCTCTCACACAGACTGGAGGCGACCACATCAAAACCCTTATCAGCAATCCATCTGGCAGCCGTACAGACACCCTGATCACAGACCGTGGTGATGGAACCTACAATGTAGAGTACACTCCGTATGAGGAGG GCCCACACAGCGTGGAGGTTTGCTATGATGGCTCTCCAGTGCCTAAAAGTCCTTTCCGTGTTGGCGTCACTGAAGGCTGTGATCCAGCTCGTGTTCGCGTGCACGGTCCTGGCCTGAAAGGTGGCATCACCAACAAGCCCAACAAGTTCACAGTGGAAACCCG AGGAGCAGGTACTGGTGGTCTTGGTCTGGCAATGGAGGGTCCATCAGAGGCCAAAATGTCCTGCACTGACAACAAGGATGGCAGCTGCAGTGTGGAGTACATCCCATATGAGCCTGGCACATACAACCTCAACGTCACCTACGGAGGCCAGCCCATCAAAG gTAGTCCATTCTCAGTGCCAGTCAGTGACACAGTGGACAGTACCAAGGTGAAGTGCCAGGGCCCAGGCCTGGGCAACAACGTCAGGGCCAACATTCCTCAGGCATTCACAGTGGACGCCTCCAAAGCTGGTGTGGCCCCACTGCAGGTCCGTGTACAAGGACCCAAAG GCGTGGTGGAGCCTGTGGAAGTGGTGGATAACGGTGACCAGACTCACACAGTCAACTATGTTCCCACCAGAGAAGGACCCTATTCCATTAATGTGTTGTATGCTGACGAGGAGATCCCTCGCAG CCCCTACAAGGTGAAGGTGCTCCCAACCCACGATGCCAGTAAAGTGCGTGCCAGCGGACCCGGCCTCAACACCACAGGCGTGCCCGCCTCTCTGCCTGTCGAGTTCACCATTGACGCCAAAGACGCTGGCGAGGGCCTGCTGGCAGTGCAGATCACA GACCCAGAGGGGAAACCTAAGAAGGCCAACATCCGTGACAACCATGATGGGACCTACCTGGTGTCCTATGTGCCAGACATGACTGGCAGATACACCATCCTCATTAAGTACGGAGGGGATGAGATCCCATACTCACCCTACCGAATCAGGGCCCTGCCCACTGGGGATGCCAGCAAGTGCACTGTCACAG TCTCAATCGGCGGTCACGGTTTAG GCGCTGGTGTTGGCCCAACGATCCAGATTGGCGAACAGACAGTCATTACAGTGGATGCCAAGGCGGCTGGAAAGGGCAAGGTGACATGCAGCGTGTGCACACCCGAGGGGGCGGAGCTCGACGTGGATGTCGTTGAAAATGAGGACGGCACGTTTGACATCTTCTACACGGCCCCGCAGCCTGGCGAGTATGTCATCTGCGTCCGTTTTGGAGGGGAGCACATCCCTAACAGTCCCTTCCAAGTCACG GCGCTGGAAGGAGCTCCATCAGACCAGCTCATGCAGCAGAGCCAAATGCCCCAGTACTACGCTCAACAGCCCTGG GCAACAGACAGACCTATGGGAATGAACGGTCTAGATGTGGCAGGGCTGAGGCCGTTTGACCTGGTCATCCCATTCACCATCCAGAAGGGAGAGATCACAG GTGAGGTCCGAATGCCATCTGGCAAAGTTGCCAAGcctgacatcacagacaacaaggACGGCACTGTTACTGTCAAGTACGCTCCCACTGAGGCCGGCCTGCACGAGATGGACATCAAATATGATGGCATCCACATCCCTG GAAGTCCCTTACAGTTCTATGTGGACTACATGAACAGTGGTAACGTCAGTGCATATGGCCCTGGCCTCATCCATGGGACTGTCAACAAGCCTGCTGTCTTCACTGTTAACACTAAAGATGCTGGAGAGG GTGGTCTGTCTCTGGCCATCGAGGGTCCATCCAAGGCAGACATCAGCTGTGTGGACAACCAGGATGGGACCTGCACTGTGTCCTACCTGCCTGTCCTGCCGGGAGACTACAGCATCCTGGTCAAATACAATGACAAGCACATCCCTGGCAGCCCCTTCTCTGCTAGAATTACTG gTGATGACTCCATGAGGATGTCCCATCTGAAGGTGGGCTCAGCCGCAGATATCCCATTGGACATCGGAGAGCTGGACGTCAGCCAGCTGACCGCCTCCCTCACCACGCCCTCGGGCCGCGAGGAGCCCTGCCTGCTGAAGATGCTGCGTAACGGACatgttg GCATCTCATTTGTTCCCAAGGAGATCGGAGAGCACCTGGTGAACATCACAAAGAACGGGCGCCATATTCCAAACAGCCCCATTTCTGTTatgatcagccaatcagagatcGGTGATGCCAGCCGTGTGCGTGTGAGTGGCCAGGGCCTGAGCGAGGCCAGGACCTTTGAGCCTGCTGAGTTCATCATTGACACTCGTGATGCAG GCTATGGCGGCCTGAGCCTGTCCATTGAGGGGCCCAGTAAAGTGGACATCAACACTGAGGACCAGGAGGACGGCACCTGTAAGGTCACCTACTGCCCCACTGAGCCAGGAAATTACATCATCAACATCAAGTTCGCCGACCAACATGTGCCAG GGAGCGCGTTCACAGTGAAGGTAACAGGGGAGGGCAGGATGAAGGAGAGCATCACCAGGAAGAGAAGAGCAGCATCAGTCGCCAACGTGGGCAGCCAGTGCGACCTCAGCCTCAAGATCCCAG AGATCAGCATAGCGGACATGACAGCTCAGGTGACCAGCCCGTCTGGCCAGATTCACAAGGCTGACATTATGGAGGGAGAGAACAACACCTACTGCATTCGTTTTGTCCCCACCGAGACAGGGGTGCATACCGTATGTGTGAAATACAATGGTGTGCATGTGCCTGGCAGCCCGTTCCAGTTTACGGTGGGGCCCCTGGGAGAGGGCGGGTCTCATAAGGTTCGTGCTGGAGGGCCGGGCCtggagagagcagaggctgGAGTACCAG CTGAGTTCAGCATCTGGACAAGAGAGGCTGGCGCCGGGGGTCTCAGCATTGCCGTCGAGGGGCCAAGCAAGGCTGAAATCGCCTTCGAGGACCGCAAGGATGGCTCCAGTGGCGTGTCCTACATCGTGCAGGAGCCTG GAGACTATGAGGTGTCAATCCGTTTCAACGACGAGCACATCCCTGACAGCCCCTTCATCGTCCCCGTGGCCTCGCCGTCAGATGACGCCCGTCGCCTCACTGTTGCCAGTCTTCAG GAGTCGGGTTTGAAGGTGAACCAGCCGGCATCATTTGCCGTCAGCCTGAACGGAGCGAAGGGCGTGATTGATGCAAAGGTCCACAGCCCATCTGGAGCTCTGGAGGAGTGCTGTGTTACTGAGATTGATCAAG ATAAGTACGCAGTCCGGTTCATCCCCAGAGAGAATGGTCTCTATCTAATCGATGTGAAGTTCAACGGAAGTCACATTCCTGGCAGTCCGTTTAAGATCCGAGTTGGAGAGACGGGCCAGGCTGGAGACCCTGGGATGGTGTCCGCCTACGGACCAGGACTGGAGGGAGGCACCACAG GAACTGCGTGTGACTTTGTGGTGAACACGAGCAATGCTGGCCCTGGTGCTTTAGCTGTGACCATCGACGGTCCCTCAAAGGTGAAGATGGACTGTGTGGAGTGCCCCGAAGGCTACAGGGTCACATACACCCCAATGGCTCCTGGCAACTATCTCATTTCCATCAAATACGGCGGTCCTTACCACATTGTCGGAAGCCCCTTCAAGGCCAAGATCACTG GTTCCAAGCTCGTGGCCAGCCATAGTATGCACGAAACCTCTTCTGTCATGGTTGACCCTGTGACCCGTGCCATCAGCTGTTCTCAGCAGGGTGCTCCCACCCAGTCAGACGCCAGCAAGGTGGTGGCTAAGGGTCTGGGCCTGACCAAGGGCTTCATCGgtcagaaaaacagcttcagtgttgACTGCAGCAAAGCAG GTCGTAACATGCTCCTGGTTGGTGTGGATGGTCCCAAGGTCCCCTGTGAGGAGATCCTAGTGAAACATTTGGGCAACCGCTTGTACAACGTCAGCTACCAGCTCAAAGAGAAGGGAGAGTACATCCTGGTGGTCAAGTGGGGAGATGAACACATCCCTGGCAGCCCCTACCACATCACTGTCTAA